The Thalassolituus oleivorans MIL-1 genome includes the window TGACGTCTGCACAATCGTATAATGGCGAGCCGTTTTAAAGCCCGTAACAAGCTTTCAGCCTATAGAGTGCGAACAACTGCCCTGTAGAAATTGGTACGAATTAAGCGTTATCAGTAAAATTTTCGGGTGATAAGAAAATAATGTGGATCCTCTGATCCCGTCGCTCCCCGCTCATATTGAGGAGATAAACTATGCAACGTGAAGTAATGGAATACGACGTAGTCATCGTCGGTGCTGGCCCTGCTGGCCTATCGACTGCTTGTCGTTTCAAACAACTCGCCAACGAAGCGGGTCAAGAACTATCTGTATGTCTGGTTGAGAAAGGCTCCGAAATTGGCGCCCATATTTTGTCTGGCGCCGTCATAGAAGATCGCGCTTTGACTGAGTTATTCCCAGATTGGAAAGAGCTAGGCGCTCCACTTAACGTGCCAGTCAAAGGCGACGAAGTGTACTTTTTAACCAGTGGTGAGAAAGGCATCAAAACGCCACACTGGGCAATTCCAAAGCCTATGCACAATGACGGCAACTACATTGTCTCCTTAGGCAATGTTTGTCGCTGGCTCGGCGAACAGGCGGAAAACCTAGGCGTGGAAATCTATCCAGGCTTCCCTGCTGCTGAAACGATCATCGAAGACGGCATCGTTAAAGGTATCGTTACCGGCGACATGGGCGTTGATGCTCACGGCGGTGAAAAAGCCGAATACACTCCCGGTATGGAGCTGCGCGCCAAGTACACTGTCTTCTCTGAGGGCTGTCGCGGCCACCTAGGCAAGCAACTGATAGCCGACTTCAAACTAGACGCCGGCAAAGATCCACAGCATTACGGCATCGGTATTAAAGAGCTTTGGGATATCGACCCAGCGAAACATGAAGAAGGCTTGGTAATACATGGCGCTGGCTGGCCATTAAATGAATCCAAGTCATCTGGTGGCTTCTTCTTATATCACTCAGAAAACAACCAAGTTGTCGTTGGCTTGATTACTGACTTGTCGTACAGCAACCCACACGTCAGCCCATTCGATGAATTCCAGCGCATGAAGCACCATCCAGTATTAAAA containing:
- a CDS encoding electron transfer flavoprotein-ubiquinone oxidoreductase translates to MQREVMEYDVVIVGAGPAGLSTACRFKQLANEAGQELSVCLVEKGSEIGAHILSGAVIEDRALTELFPDWKELGAPLNVPVKGDEVYFLTSGEKGIKTPHWAIPKPMHNDGNYIVSLGNVCRWLGEQAENLGVEIYPGFPAAETIIEDGIVKGIVTGDMGVDAHGGEKAEYTPGMELRAKYTVFSEGCRGHLGKQLIADFKLDAGKDPQHYGIGIKELWDIDPAKHEEGLVIHGAGWPLNESKSSGGFFLYHSENNQVVVGLITDLSYSNPHVSPFDEFQRMKHHPVLKQYLEGGKRVSYGARAIAKGGVNCLPKMTMPGGLLIGCDAGTLNFAKIKGTHTAMKSGMIAAEEMFKAISAGRENDELVEFTASFEASWAYKELERSRNFGPAMHKFGMFGGAAFNFIDQNIFPIPVTLHDTTPDYATLKPAAESKKINYPKPDGKLSFAKLDSVFIGNVNHAEDQPCHLKLKDASIPLAVNLPKYDEPAQRYCPAGVYEIVEDEKGQRFQINSQNCVHCKTCDIKDPAQNITWVTPEGTGGPNYPNM